CGAGAGACTCATCCGCTGCGGCCAGCACCTCTATTCACACGGCCAGGGCGGAGTGCTCGTCGAGCGCCTCAGTCGGCAGGACCAGCGGCGTGTCCTCGCCGCGGCATTCCTCGAGACGCCTGGCGGGCCGTCCGCCGAGTCGGAACCCGCCGGTCATGCCCGCCAGGCGTGGCTCACCCACCTGACGAAGCGCGAGGCGCAGATCGCCAAGCAGGCGATCTCCGGGATGACGAACACGGCGATCGCACGGGTCAACGGGGTCTCCGTGCGGACCGTTGAGGGTCACCTTTACCAGGTCTACTCGAAGCTGCACGTGCGCAACAGGCAGGAGCTGGCGGCTCTTGCCCGGCCCGGCCGATCGTCGAGCCGATCGTGATCCTCCCTCGGGTGGCCGCGTCCGCCGAATACGCCGAGCTCACGTCGATCCTCACCCGGCCCGGACCGGGCGGCGCGCTCATCCTCGGCGGCTTCGGCATCGGCAAGACGACGCTGGTGCGAACGGTGCTGGCGCGTCAGGATGTGCCCGCGCCCGCCATGAGGATCCACTGCAGCCCGACGCTCGCGCGTGAGCCGTGCGGGGCCCTGTCGCCCTATCTCGGCGCTCCTGCGCCGGCGGAGAGTCCGGCGCAGGTGATCCGCGAGATCAGCGCGCTGCTCGGCGCCGAGGAGGCGGGAACCATCCCGATCGTCGTCGTCGAGGACGCGGAGTTCCTCGATGATGAGACCGCGTTCGTGCTCTCGACGCTCGTTGAGAATGCCGCGATCAAGCTCGTCGCCATCGGTCACGGCGGGGCCGATGGGGAGTCGACGCTGTACTCCCTCACCGAATCGGGGCTGCTCACCACGCTCGTCGTCCAGCCGCTCGACAGGGCAGGGGTGCGGTTCCTTTCCGAGGAGCTCGCGGGCGGGGTGTTCACTGCAACCGCAGTCGACATCATCACCGCGATGACGGGCGGGAATCCCAGCTTTGTCGAAGCCTTCGTCCGCTCCTGTCTCGATCAGGATCTCATCGTCCGCAGCTCTGCCGATGACGGCGGGCTCCTCACCCTGGCACGGCTCGATCCGGAACCCGACGAGCGTTTGATGGAGCTTGTTCGCGACGTGACGAGGTCACTGTCTGTCGACCACCGGATGGTGCTCGAGATCCTCGCGCTCGCAGGGCCCCAGCCGGGGCCGGTCCTATCCGCGGCGTCGGGCGGGGAGCACCGCCGTCTCATCGAAGCCGGCATACTCACCACCGGCGCTGACGGTCTCGTTCGCATCGCCTCCGAGATCCATGGACATGTCCTGCGCAGCATCGTTCCCCCGGGGCGCAGCGCCCAGCTCTACGCGACGTGGAGTGAGCACAGGGCGCGCGAAGTCCAGCCCACCTCGCTCGAGGTCCTCTGGGCGCTCGAAGTCGGCGCCGATATGCCATCCGACCTCGTGCTCGCGGCCATCGAGGATGCCGATATGGGTTTCGACTTCAGGCTCGCCTGGAGGCTGATCGATGCGGAGGCCACGACTGACTCCGACTCCGCAACCCTCCTTCGTGCGCGCACCCTCATCGGGCTCGGACGCCACTATTCGGCCCGAACCCTTCTCATGAGGGTGGCCGAGACGAGCACCGACCCAGCCACTCGGCAGGAGGCACTCACCCTTCTTCTCACGGCCTTCGACCAGATCGGGACGGACACAGCCGACATCGCGGCCTTCGAACGATGGTGGGACGAGCAGGCGCGGGCGCCCCGCAGGCGGGAGACGCTCGCGGCCGGGGTGGAGCGGCGGCGAGAGGATGTCCGCCGCCCCACGCAGATCGCAGCGGGGGTCGCGACGGCGCCGCGCTCAATCGCCGACGCCGAGCGGATCCTCGCGAGCCCAGACCTCTCCGCGGACGGCCGCATCCTCGCACTCATCGATCTCACCGACCTCCACTCCGTCGCCGGTCGCACCGACACCGCCCTCGAGATCGCCCGTACCGCGCTCGTCGGTCTGACCGACGAGCGCATGGCGGCGGACTACGAGCTCCTCGTCCTGGTCCGGATCGGGTGGAACCTCATCTTCTCGGGGAGGTACAGCGAGGCGGAGGACCTCCTCACGCACGCCCGAGGTGCCACCCTCCACATCGCCCTTCACCGGGCCGGTGCTCTCGGTGTGCTCCGTTCGCTCCTCGAGCTCGCCCAGGGCCAGACTGGCCGTTCTCAGCGCACACTGGACGAGGCCGTGGCCGAGCTTCGGCTGCGCGACACGGTCCAGATGCTGCCCTCGGCCCTCGCTCTTCGCATGCTCACCAGCCCATCGGCTGATCGAGTCCCGGCCGACGCCGCCCTCATCGACATCTTGTCCTCAGCCGCCAGTGGCCGCGCACAGGAGCCGCGACGGATCCTCGCGCGGGCGGCCCTCGCGGCCGCGAGGGGAGGGAGCCCTGCGGAGTATCCGCTTTTCGAGCGCGAGATGCTCGCAGCAGACTCGGAGCAGATCGTTGGAGAATCCGGTGGCGGCGCCCGACGCCGACTCGCTGAGCTGGCAGACACGGCGGAGGGGAGCAGAGCTGGACTCCTCACGCGGCTCGCCCACGTGCTCGACGACCCGAGTCCGGATTCCGCCGAGCACGTGGCGCGGGACGCCATGGCGACGGGGGACTGGGGGATCGCGGCCCAGGCCCTCGCCCGGGCGGCATTCCTCTGGTCCGCCGCTGGCGATGTCCGCCGGTGTGGGATCGCCGTGCGCGAGCTCAAGGGGCTCATCCGGATCCGGGATGTCACCCCCGGCGAGTACGCCTCCCGGGCGCTTGCCATGGCGGAGCTGACGGGCCGTGAGGAGGAGATCGTCCGCCTCACCCGGTCGGGGCGAAGCAACGCCGAGATCGCGCGCGCACTCACAGTGTCCCAGCGCACGGTCGAGGGACATCTGTACCGGATCTTCGCCAAGCTCGGGATCGCCGATCGGTCCCAGCTGGCCTCGCCTGAGTTCGACCCGGGTACAGCCGTGGTCTGAATCGCGTAGTCGTCGTTCGGATATGGGTGCGCTCCACGCGTGCCGCAGGGCCTTCTGAAACGTAGCCTCAAGACGGGATCGGCGCATGTGTCGACTCACCGATCCCGGAGGCGCCGAGCGAACCGGTCATGTGGGCAGAGCGCCATTAAGGACGGAGTCGGCGGCTGACGCGAACCCCGCGTGGGTTCCACCCCCAGCAGCCGCCGGCTCCCCCTTGCGCTGTCCCAGCTTCCCGTGCACCCCGTAGGCGGCGAGCCGAGTGTCGACCGAGTAGATCCGAGTACCAAGAGCCGTGGGCACGCACCAAACTCGAGTACTGCCCCACTCGTGTCTGCTCGGCGGGCGCGGCCTAGGCTCGCGTCAACGGCGCGAAACGTGGACTCGGCCAGCGTCGGCCGGGACTGACATGACTGGGGGAGTCAACGCATGGGAATCGACACGGCGCGCGGCCTCGACGGGTTCCGAACAGGTCTGGCGCAGTCTTCGGGCTGGAGCCTGCCGACCTTCGGCGATCGGGTGGCGAGCCCACTCGGGTCTGTCCGGGAGGCTGTCCATTGGCGGCAACGATATCGGCGCCGCCTCCTCGTCACCGACATTCTCGTCATCACCCTTGCCGTCGCACTGCCCGTCGCGTATGCGGCCGTCGGTGCCGGATCCGTGTTCATCGATGAGGTCAGCCTCGCCAAGAGCTCCGCTCTTGCTGCCTTCGTCGCGGTCAGCTGGATCGTCGCCCTGCAGCTCGTCCACTCCCGCGCGGCCGGCTGCATCGCCGTCGGCACGTACGAATACCGGGCCGTCATCGGCGCCACGGCGGCCGTCGCGGGAGCGCTCTCGCTCGTCGCCGTCATCGGTGGAGACATGGGACTGCGGGGCTTCATCGTGGCCTCCCTGCCTGCCGGGCTCATCGGGCTCTTCCTCGGGCGGTGGGGCTGGCGGGCCTGGCTCCAGTCCCAGCGCAAGCGCGGCCACGCCCTCAGCGACGTCGTCATCTACGGTCAGGCGAAGGACACGTCCTACGTCGTCCGGCAGATCTCGAGGAAGTCCGGGGCGGCCTATCGCGTCGTCGGTGTCGTCCTCGACGGCGAGGCCGACACCGAGGCGGAGGCCCGCATCCGCGCGGCGAGCCCGGGCATCCCCATCCTCCGCGGCAGTGCTGGTCTCGAGGAGGACGTCAGTCGTCTCGGTGCCGATGCTGTGGTCATCGCAGGCTCTCTTCCCGGCGGGAACCGGGCCATCCAGGAGCTCGGCTGGCGGCTGGAGGATGCACGCACGGAGGTTATCCTCGTCCCCTCCCTCACGAACGTGGCGAGCCCGCGGATCCGGCTCCGCCCGGTCGAGGGGCTTCCCCTCCTCCACGTCGAGCTGCCGACCTTCTCCGGCTACCGGCACGTCGTCAAGCGGGGGATGGACATCGTCGTCTCCTTCGCCGCCCTCGTCGTCCTCGCCCCGCTCTTCCTTCTCATTGCCCTGCTCGTGTCCACCGGAAGCCCCGGGGGCGTCATCTTCCGCCAGGTCCGCACCGGGCGTCGAGGCCAGCCGTTCACCATGTACAAGTTCCGCTCCATGGTCGCCACCGCCGAGGAGGATCTCAAGGCGCTCGCACAGAAGAACGAGGGCGCGGGGCCCCTGTTCAAGATGAAGGACGACCCCCGTGTCACCCCGGTCGGCGTCTGGCTGCGCAAGTACTCGCTCGATGAGTTTCCCCAGTTCTACAACGTCCTCAAGGGCGATATGTCTCTCGTGGGGCCGCGCCCGCCGCTGCCGTCCGAGGTCGCCGCCTACGAGGGCCCCACCCATCGCCGCCTCTACATCAAGCCGGGTCTCACCGGTCTGTGGCAGATCAACGGTCGCTCCGACTTGGACTGGGAGGAGAGCGTCCGCCTTGACCTCTATTACGTCGAGAACTGGTCCGTCGCCGGCGACCTCGCCATCATGTGGCGCACATTCCGAGTCATGATCAAACCGTCAGGAGCCTACTGATGAGCACGCTATCCGACACTCTCCGCGTCGCCGTCATCGGCGCTGGCTACTGGGGTCCGAATCTCGCCCGCAACTTCGCCGCCTCACCCGACTGGGACCTCGTCGCCATCTGCGACCGCGATCGGGCGCGGGCGGAGGCACTCGCGCGGAATACCGGCGGCCCGGCCATCGCCGAGTCCGTCGACGAGCTCCTCGACTCCTACGATCTTGACGCCGTCGCGATCGCAACCCCGGCGCGGACCCACCACTCGATCGCTCTGGCGGCGATCGCCGCAGGTAGGCACGTCCTCGTTGAGAAGCCGCTCGCCCATTCGACCGCTGCCGGGCGGGAGATGGTCGAGGCCGCGAGGGCCGCGGGCCGGACCCTCATGGCCGACCACACGTACTGCTACACCCCGGCCGTCCTCAAGATCCGTGACCTCATCGACGCAGGAGAGCTCGGCGACATCCTCTATGTCGACTCGGTCCGCATCAATCTCGGGCTCGTCCAGCCGGACGTCGACGTCTTCTGGGATCTCGCCCCGCACGACCTGTCGATCCTCGACTTCGTCCTGCCCGGCGGGCTCAACCCGCACTCCGTCCTCGCCGAGGGCGCTGACCCGCTCGGGGCGGGCAAGTCCTGCCTCGGCTACCTCAGCGTTCCGCTTCCCGGCGGGGCACTCGCCCATATCCACGTCAACTGGCTCTCCCCGACGAAGATCCGTCGCATGGTCATCGGCGGCAGCCGGACGACACTCGTGTGGGACGATCTCAACCCGCAGCAGCGGCTGTCGATCTTCGACCGGGGCGTCGATCTCGGGCTGCAGGAGATGATGCTCGGGGATGCGGCGGAGCGCAAGGGCGCGGCGATCTCCTACCGGTTGGGCGACACGTGGTCGCCCGCCCTGGCCGAGGTCGAGCCGCTCGGCCTCATGGTCGGCCAGTTCGCCTCGAGCATCCGCTCCGGCGAGGCGTCCCCGACGGATGGCGAGGCGGCCCTGAGGGTGCTGTCCGTGCTCGAGGCGGCGAGCGGCAGCCTGGCTGCCGGTGGCCCGGTCCGCCCATTCGAGGCGGCACGCGAGGAGGTTCGGTGAGCGGGCTCGACGGCGCGCGGATCGTCGTGACGGGGGGAGCCGGCTTCATCGGCAGTCACACTGTCGATGCGCTGCTCGGCACCCACCCGGCCCACGTGCTCGTCCTCGATTCTCTCGTCAACGGCTCAGAGGAGAACCTCTCCCAGTGGGAGGGTGACTCGAGGTTGAGCCTCGTCGTCGGCGACATCCGTGACCGGGGCCTCGTCGACTCCGTCATGGCGGGCGCGGATGTCGTCTTCCACCTCGCCTGCCTCGGGGTGCGCCACAGCCTCCACAGCCCGGTCGCCAATCACGAGGTCAACGCGACCGGCTCGCTCATGGTCGCCCTGGCGGCGCGGGACGCGGGGGTGTCCCGCCTCGTCCACGTGTCCTCGAGCGAGGTGTTCGGCACGGCCCGCACGGTGCCGATGGACGAGAACCACCCAACGTGGCCCGAGACCGTCTACGGGGCGGGCAAGCTCGCCGGCGAAGCCTACTCGCGGGCGATGTTCCGCACGTTCGGGACGCCGGTCGTCGTCGTTCGCCCTTTCAACACCTATGGACCCCGCAGTCACGCCGAGGGCGACAGCGGCGAGATCATCCCGCGCACGATCGTCCGGATGGCGAATGGGGAGCGGCCCGTCCTCTACGGGGATGGCAACCAGACCCGGGACTTCATGCACGTCTCCGACACGGCGGCAGGGCTCCTCGCCCTTGCCGAATGCGACGAGGCGATCGGGCGGACCGTGACGATCGGCACCGGCGTGGAGACGACGATGCGGGAGGTGTGCCGTCTCATCGCCGACGCTCTCGGCCGCCCCGATCTCACGCCGCGGATGCTCCCTGGCCGCCCGGGTGACGTCCTGCGGCTGTGCGCCGATGGAACGACGATGGCACGCCTGACGGGCTTCACGCCGACAGTCACCCTCGCGGATGGCATCGCCGACCTCGTCGACTGGTTCGCCGGCAGGGCGACGGAGGACATGCTCATCGAGGACCTGAACTGGGAGCGCGACGAGGTGGCGCCATGAAGGAGCGGATCGACGTCATGAAGCCGTGGCTCGGCCCCGAGGAATCGGCCGCCGTCGCCGAGGTCATCGCCTCCGGCTGGGTCGCCCAGGGCCCGAAGACCGCCGAGTTCGAGCGCGCCTTCGCCGCCCGCCAGGGTGTCGAGCATGGTGTGGCGACCTCGAGCTGCACGGCGGCCCTCCACCTGGCTCTTCTGGTCGCAGGAGTGGGGCCGGGCGATGACGTCGTCGTTCCCTCCTTCTCGTTCATCGCCACCGCCAACGCCCCAACCTATGTCGGGGCCCGGCCGGTCTTCGCCGACGTCGAGCCCGAGACCGGCAACGTCACCGCGGAGACGGTCGCGGCCGTGCTCACGCCCGCGACCCGCGCTGTCATCGCCGTCGACCAGGGCGGCATGCCGGTCGATCTCGACCCGCTGCGGCGGCTGTGCGACGAGGCGGGGCTGGTCCTTATTGAGGATGCGGCGTGCGGTGTGGGGTCGACCCACCGGGGATCCCCGGTCGGGACCGGCGCCGACGTCACCGCCTGGTCGTTCCACCCCCGCAAGATCCTCACGACCGGTGAGGGCGGCATGCTGACGACGAACCGGGCCGACTGGGCCGACCGCGCCCGGCGGCTGCGGGAGCATGCCATGGACGTCTCCGCCGCCGAGCGTCACCGCACGCTCCTCGCGCCGCAGGAGACCTACACAGAGATCGGCTTCAACTATCGGATGACGGACGTTCAGGCCGCGATCGGCCTCGTCCAACTCGGGAGGCTCGACGCCATGGTCGCGCGTCGGCGCGAGCTCGTCGACGTCTATCGGGCGGCCCTCGGCGACCTGCCGCTGCGCCTCATCGACGACCCGGCCTGGGGAACCTCGAACTTCCAGTCCTTCTGGATCGAGGTCCTGCCGCACTTCCCTGTCGACCGTGAGGGACTCCTCGAGAGGCTCGCGGCGGCCGGAATCTCGGCCCGGCGCGGGATCATGGCGGCCCACCGACAGCCGGCCCACGCCGACCCGGCCCTCAGCCTGCCGGTGACGGAGCGGCTGACCGACACAACCCTCATCCTCCCGCTTCACCACGGCCTCGACGCGGACTCGATGGAGCGGATCATCTCCGCCATCAGGGCTGCAGGAACCGATACCCTCGGCCAGTCGACGCCCGCCTATTCGGCGGGAGCGGTCTCATGAGACGTGTCGTCCTCCTCGCGGCCAGCGGACTCGCACGCGAGGCCCTCTCGTCGATCCGGCAGGCGGCGGATCTCGACGTCGTCGGAGTGCTCGACGACAATCCCGCTCTGCACGGGCAGGAGATCGGAGACGTTCCCATCCTCGGCGGGATCGACCGCGCGGCTGACATGTCGGAGGAGCTCCTCGTCTGCGCGGGGTCCGGGAAGGCCCGTGCCGGGATCATTGATCGGCTGTGGGGCCTGGGCGTGCGCCCTGAGCGGTTCACCACCCACATCGACCGCAGCGTCATCATCGGTGATGACGTCTCGATCGGGGCAGGGAGCATCATCCTCGCGGGATGCGTCCTCACCTGTGACATCGTCATCGGCGCCCACGTCGTCCTCATGCCGCGGGTGGTGCTGACGCATGACGACTTCGTCGGTGACTTCGCGACGCTGACAGCCGGGGCGACGGTCGGTGGGCGGGCGACGATCGGCCGCTGTGCGTACGTCGGCATGAACGCGACGGTTCGCCAGGATCTCTCGATCGGGGACGGTGCCGTTCTCGGCATGGGCGCAGTGCTCGTGAAGGATCTGCCGCCGGGGCAGGTCTGGGCGGGGACGCCCGCGGGGCCTCTCGCCGCACGCACGGGGATCACCCACCACTCACCTGTCAGCCAGGAGGCGACGACATGACCATCGACGACACTACACACGTGGATCTCGGCCCGATACCGCTCGTCGATCTCGGGGCCCAGCAGCGCGAGATCGACAGCGAGGTGCGCGAGGGCCTCGACGCGATCTTCGCCCGCACGTCCTTCATCGGCGGGCCGGCCGTCGCCGCCTTCGAGCAGGATTATGCGCTGTTCCTCGGAACGCGCCACTGCATCGGCGTCGGCAACGGCACGGACGCGCTCGAGCTCGCACTCCGGGCGAGTGGCGTCGCCGCGGGCGGGGAGGTCATCTTCCCCGCCAACACCTTCGTCGCCACCGCCGAGGCCATTGCCCGCATCGGCGCCATCCCCGTCCCTGTCGACGTTGATCCCGAGTACCTTCTCATCGATCCCACCGCTGTCGAGGAGGCCGTCACCCCCAACACGCAGGCGATCATGCCCGTCCACCTGTTCGGGCAGACGGCCTTCGTCGAGGCCCTCGAGCCGATCGCAGCCGGCGCAGGCGCCGCCATCGTCGAGGATGCCGCGCAGTCGCAGGGGGCGACGCGGTTCGGGCGAGCGGCCGGCACGCTCGGTCTGGCAGCCGGGACGAGCTTCTACCCCGGCAAGAACCTCGGCGCGGCTGGGGATGCCGGTGCCGTCCTCACGGGCGACGATGAGGTCGCCGCCCGAGTGCGGATGCTCGGCGATCACGGCAGCGCCGTCAAGTACTCCCACGAGGTCATCGGCATGAACTCGCGTCTCGATGCGACCCAGGCCGTTGTCCTGCGGACGAAGCTCACCCGCCTCGCGGCGTGGAATGAGAGGAGGAGAGAGGCCGCCCGGCGGTACGGCGAGCTGCTCGCCGGTGTTCCCGGCCTCACCCTGCCGAAGTCCGCCGACGGCAACCTCGACGTGTGGCATCTCTACGTCATCCGCCTCGACGATCGGGATCGGGTGCTCCGTGCGCTCAACGAGGCGGGGATCGGGGCGGGCATGCACTACCCGACCCCCATCCACCTGACCGGTGCCTTCGCCCACCTCGGTTTCGGCCCCGGATCCTTCCCCGTCGCCGAGGAGGCCGCAGGCCGGATCCTCTCCCTGCCTCTCTACCCGCACATCACCCCTGCTCAGCAGGAGCACGTCGCGGACCGCCTTGCAGACTCGGTCAGGTCGGCACGAACAGGGAGACCGAGCGGATGAGAATCATCGTGTGCCCCCACGAGCTGGCCATGGGGGGAAGCCAGATGAACGCCATCGAACTGGCCGCGGCCGTGCGGGACCGCGGTCACGAGGTTGTCATCTACGCTTCGGCGGGAGCACTCGCGGACAGGGTCGACGAGCTTGGACTCGAGCTTGTGACGTCCCCTGCCGGGAACCGTCTCTCGCTCGCATGGGCGAGAGGACTCATCGCACTCACGAGATCCTTCGAACCCGATCTCATCCACACCTACGAGTGGGCGCCGAGCCTCGGCGCCGCATATGGCGTCCGCCAGCTGCTCGCGACACCTCAGATCATGACCGTGCTGTCGATGGACGTGCCCGACTTCCTTCCCGCCGACGTGCCCCTCATCGTCGGAACGAGGGCACTCGCCGCCCAGATCCAGTGGCATGACGACGTCTATGTCATGGAGCCGCCGATCGATACTGACGCAGACCGAACTGGTGATGTCGAGGCCGCGAGGCGCCGTTTGGGCATGCCCGCTGACGCACTCATCATCTCCGTCGTCTGCAGGATGACGGACGAGCTCGGCAAGGCGAGCGGTGTTGAGGCGGCGATCGACGCGGTCTCCAGCCTTGCGGGGGAGTTTCCCATCCGGCTCCTTGTCGTCGGTGACGGCCCGGCGCTGTCCCGGATCCGAGAGCGTGCCGAGCGGGTGAATGCACAGGCCGGGCGACTCGTCGTCGAGTGCTCGGGACAGATGAACGATGCGTCGGATGCCTACGAATCGGCCGATGTCGTGGTCGGCATGGGCAGCTCGATCCTTCGAGCCATGTCGTTCGGAAAGCCCGTCATCGTTCAGGGCGACACGGGCTTCACGCGCCTGCTCACACCTGAAACGGTCGACGAGTTCCTGTGGCGCGGCTTCTACGGCATCGGTGGGAACGGTGCCGCAGACCTTATTCCGGCACTGCGGAGTGTGCTGTCCCAGCCGTCCCTGCGATCGGATCTGTCGGCCTGGAACCGGGACCTCGTGACGGCTCGATTCAGCCTGTCAGGTGCAGCAGACACGCTCGAGCGGCTCTATCGGCGTGTCGCGGACGTGCCGCACCGGCGGGCGCAGTCGACCCTCAGTCTGTCCCAGTCGCTTGCCCGGCTGGCGAAGTTCCACATCTCCCGGGCCGTCCGCACCAGGATCCCGTCATGACGCGCCGGGTGAGTGCAAAGCCAAGCCTGCGGCAGGGGCTCGCCTGGAGCGCGGTCAGTGCCCTTGTCCTCAGGCTCGGCACGCTCGCCGTCGGGATTTTCCTCGCACGGCTCCTCTCGCCGGAGCAGTTCGGGGTCTATGCCATCGCGCTCACCGTCCAGGCGGTCCTTATGACGCTCGCCGATTTCGGCCTGAGCACGGACCTCATCAGGTCCAGAGATCACGAGCGAAAAGCTCCGACGGTCGCGACTCTCGGGCTCGTGACCGGGACGTCGCTCGCTCTCATCATGGTGTGGTCAGCGCAGGGGACAGCCGAGCTTCTCGGCAGCCCCGATGCTGGACCCGTCATCGCCGTCATGTCACTCACACTGGTCTTCGCCGGAGCGGGCGTGGTCCCGTTCGCATCCCTGCAGCGGAATTTCGAGCAGAAGAAGCTCTTCGTCGCCAATCTCGCGGATTTCATCGTCGGCACCGTGCTCACCGTGCTGCTCATCCTCGCCGGATGGGGAGTCATGGCGCTCGCAATTTCCCGTGTCATCGCACAGCTGACGTCGATGACCCTCCAGTTCGTCCTGTCGGGAGAACGGCCGAGGTTCGGCTTCAATCGCTCACTCGTGCCGCAGGTGCTCACCTTCGGCCTCCCTGTTGCGGGGGCGAACCTTCTCTCGTGGGTGCTGCTCAGCTCTGACAAGGTCATCATCTCCCACCTGGCCGGCCCTGCTGCGCTCGGTTTCTACTTCCTCGCCTTCAACATCTCGAACTGGCCCATGAGCGCTATCGGCCAGGTGGTCCGGGCGGTAGCCCTGCCCGCCTTCTCCCGGTCTGGTGCGCCTCGCGACCGGATACTCGCGGATGCTGTTGCGCCGACGTGGACGTTCACGCTCCTCGCGGGCCTCCTGCTTGCCCTCCTTGCCTCCCCGGTCATCGAGATCGTCTATGGCGAGAAGTGGCTCGACGCAGCCCCCATCCTCATCATCCTCGGTCTCTTCGGAGCTCTGCGAACCCTGTTCGACATGGCCGTGGCGTTCCTGCTCGCCCGCGGCCATTCCGGCGCTGTGCTTGTCGTCCAGGTCGCATGGCTCAGTGCGCTCATCCCGGCTCTCTATCTCGGCACCAGGATGGACGGTGGGGTGGGAGCGGCCACGGGGCACTTCGCCGTGGCGCTCGTCGTCGTTGCGCCCGCCTATTGTTGGGCCCTGGCGCGAGCGGGGGCGAGCCTGCGCCTCCTGTGGGCGTCGGTCTGGCCACCGATGGCGGCGGCCCTTCCGACCGCCGCTGCAGTGCTTGTGGTCATGGAGATCGTCGACGGACCGCTCCCACGGCTCCTTGTCGGGGGAACGGCAGGCACCGCCGTCTACCTGCTCGTCATCGGCAGTTGGGTTCGTCGCCGTCTCGCCATCGCGAGCCGTCTCGGAGAGCCCGCCGGCCTCCCTGGCGGCACACCCGCTGAGACCGCGAGTCCGGACACAGGCACACCTGACCAGGCCCCGTCCACGGTCCAAGAACCCGTGCTGGATCCCCCACAGGCATCGGCGGCGACGCGATTCTCCGCACGCCGCGCCGCTTCTCGCAGGAAGCGTGCGGTCGGCGACCTGTCCGAGGAGAGCTCTGATGCTGCCCCTGTACGAACAGCACTGTGACCGGAAAGGACGGCACCATGTCTCTGACCAGACTGCCCGGCAGGACGGCTGACGGAGTCCGCAGTATCGGCGCCCTGACGTCCGCGTCAACTGTGCGCCCGCCGGAGCCTCCAGCGTCAGCGCCGCTCGTCAGCGTTGTCATCCCCTGCTACAACTATGCGGACTACCTTCCCGGCGCGGTCACGAGCGTACTGCGGCAGTCGGGCGTGCGGACCGAGGTCATCATCGTCGATGACTGCTCGACAGACTCGAGCCTCCAGGTGGCACGAAACCTAGCGGCCAGGCATCCGAATGTTCACGCACTCGAGCACAGGGCCAACCGGGGCCCAGTCGACACCTTCAACGATGGGCTCGCGGCCGCCACGGGCGAATTCCTCGTCCGCCTCGATGCGGATGACCTTCTGACGCCCGGCTCCCTCGGTCGAGCAGTCGCGGTCCTTGCGAGAGTCGACAGCATCGGAATGGTCTACGGCCATCCCCTTCACTTCTCCGGAGACGTCCTGCCGACGCCCCGGACGATGACAAGGGCGGTCACGCTGTGGCCGGGCACCGACTGGCTCGCACGGCGGTGCCGCGACGGCCTCAACGTCATCACCTCGCCCGAGGTCGTCATGCGTATGTCCGTCGTCGATATGGTGGGCGGTCAACAGCCGCTCGCCCACACACACGACATGGAGATGTGGATGAGGATTGCGGCCTTCTCCGATGTCGCCTACCTGCGCGGATGTGACCAGGCCTGGCATCGCGATCACGATCA
This is a stretch of genomic DNA from Flaviflexus salsibiostraticola. It encodes these proteins:
- a CDS encoding helix-turn-helix domain-containing protein, producing the protein MILPRVAASAEYAELTSILTRPGPGGALILGGFGIGKTTLVRTVLARQDVPAPAMRIHCSPTLAREPCGALSPYLGAPAPAESPAQVIREISALLGAEEAGTIPIVVVEDAEFLDDETAFVLSTLVENAAIKLVAIGHGGADGESTLYSLTESGLLTTLVVQPLDRAGVRFLSEELAGGVFTATAVDIITAMTGGNPSFVEAFVRSCLDQDLIVRSSADDGGLLTLARLDPEPDERLMELVRDVTRSLSVDHRMVLEILALAGPQPGPVLSAASGGEHRRLIEAGILTTGADGLVRIASEIHGHVLRSIVPPGRSAQLYATWSEHRAREVQPTSLEVLWALEVGADMPSDLVLAAIEDADMGFDFRLAWRLIDAEATTDSDSATLLRARTLIGLGRHYSARTLLMRVAETSTDPATRQEALTLLLTAFDQIGTDTADIAAFERWWDEQARAPRRRETLAAGVERRREDVRRPTQIAAGVATAPRSIADAERILASPDLSADGRILALIDLTDLHSVAGRTDTALEIARTALVGLTDERMAADYELLVLVRIGWNLIFSGRYSEAEDLLTHARGATLHIALHRAGALGVLRSLLELAQGQTGRSQRTLDEAVAELRLRDTVQMLPSALALRMLTSPSADRVPADAALIDILSSAASGRAQEPRRILARAALAAARGGSPAEYPLFEREMLAADSEQIVGESGGGARRRLAELADTAEGSRAGLLTRLAHVLDDPSPDSAEHVARDAMATGDWGIAAQALARAAFLWSAAGDVRRCGIAVRELKGLIRIRDVTPGEYASRALAMAELTGREEEIVRLTRSGRSNAEIARALTVSQRTVEGHLYRIFAKLGIADRSQLASPEFDPGTAVV
- a CDS encoding Gfo/Idh/MocA family protein is translated as MSTLSDTLRVAVIGAGYWGPNLARNFAASPDWDLVAICDRDRARAEALARNTGGPAIAESVDELLDSYDLDAVAIATPARTHHSIALAAIAAGRHVLVEKPLAHSTAAGREMVEAARAAGRTLMADHTYCYTPAVLKIRDLIDAGELGDILYVDSVRINLGLVQPDVDVFWDLAPHDLSILDFVLPGGLNPHSVLAEGADPLGAGKSCLGYLSVPLPGGALAHIHVNWLSPTKIRRMVIGGSRTTLVWDDLNPQQRLSIFDRGVDLGLQEMMLGDAAERKGAAISYRLGDTWSPALAEVEPLGLMVGQFASSIRSGEASPTDGEAALRVLSVLEAASGSLAAGGPVRPFEAAREEVR
- a CDS encoding dTDP-glucose 4,6-dehydratase, whose translation is MSGLDGARIVVTGGAGFIGSHTVDALLGTHPAHVLVLDSLVNGSEENLSQWEGDSRLSLVVGDIRDRGLVDSVMAGADVVFHLACLGVRHSLHSPVANHEVNATGSLMVALAARDAGVSRLVHVSSSEVFGTARTVPMDENHPTWPETVYGAGKLAGEAYSRAMFRTFGTPVVVVRPFNTYGPRSHAEGDSGEIIPRTIVRMANGERPVLYGDGNQTRDFMHVSDTAAGLLALAECDEAIGRTVTIGTGVETTMREVCRLIADALGRPDLTPRMLPGRPGDVLRLCADGTTMARLTGFTPTVTLADGIADLVDWFAGRATEDMLIEDLNWERDEVAP
- a CDS encoding sugar transferase, whose product is MGIDTARGLDGFRTGLAQSSGWSLPTFGDRVASPLGSVREAVHWRQRYRRRLLVTDILVITLAVALPVAYAAVGAGSVFIDEVSLAKSSALAAFVAVSWIVALQLVHSRAAGCIAVGTYEYRAVIGATAAVAGALSLVAVIGGDMGLRGFIVASLPAGLIGLFLGRWGWRAWLQSQRKRGHALSDVVIYGQAKDTSYVVRQISRKSGAAYRVVGVVLDGEADTEAEARIRAASPGIPILRGSAGLEEDVSRLGADAVVIAGSLPGGNRAIQELGWRLEDARTEVILVPSLTNVASPRIRLRPVEGLPLLHVELPTFSGYRHVVKRGMDIVVSFAALVVLAPLFLLIALLVSTGSPGGVIFRQVRTGRRGQPFTMYKFRSMVATAEEDLKALAQKNEGAGPLFKMKDDPRVTPVGVWLRKYSLDEFPQFYNVLKGDMSLVGPRPPLPSEVAAYEGPTHRRLYIKPGLTGLWQINGRSDLDWEESVRLDLYYVENWSVAGDLAIMWRTFRVMIKPSGAY